From Sphingomonas hengshuiensis, one genomic window encodes:
- a CDS encoding CheR family methyltransferase, which produces MDAALNLAAGEPVEDIEIHLLLEALYRRYHYDFRHYARASIKRRLRQARTQLGFVSLSALQDALLRDEAVVTRLLDYLTVQVSEMFRDPGYFRAIREKVVPHLRTYPSLKIWIAGCSGGEELYSFAILLHEEGLLDRTLLYATDINPAALEIAQSGVYALDRIAAFTQNHQRSGGKSSLSDYYATAYGRAVFDKRLRDKVVFSDHSLVTDAVFAECQFVSCRNVMIYFDRPLQDRAIGLFRDSLSRRGFLGLGSKETLRFSEHANAFTEFVREEKIYQRREA; this is translated from the coding sequence ATGGATGCCGCGCTGAACCTCGCGGCCGGGGAGCCGGTCGAGGATATCGAGATCCACTTGCTGCTGGAGGCGCTCTACCGGCGCTATCACTATGATTTCCGCCATTATGCGCGCGCGTCGATCAAGCGGCGGCTGCGGCAGGCACGCACGCAATTGGGGTTCGTCAGCCTCTCCGCGCTTCAGGATGCGCTGTTGCGCGACGAGGCCGTGGTGACGCGGCTGCTCGACTATCTGACGGTGCAGGTCAGCGAGATGTTTCGCGACCCCGGCTATTTCCGCGCGATCCGCGAAAAAGTGGTGCCGCATCTGCGCACCTATCCCTCGCTCAAGATCTGGATCGCCGGGTGCAGCGGCGGCGAGGAGCTGTATTCCTTCGCCATCCTGCTGCACGAAGAGGGGTTGCTCGACCGCACCCTGCTCTACGCGACCGACATCAATCCCGCGGCGCTGGAGATCGCGCAGAGCGGCGTCTATGCGCTCGATCGGATCGCGGCGTTCACCCAGAACCATCAGCGCTCGGGCGGAAAATCCTCGCTGTCCGACTATTATGCCACCGCCTATGGCCGCGCCGTGTTCGACAAAAGGCTGCGCGACAAAGTGGTGTTCTCCGACCACAGTCTCGTCACCGACGCGGTGTTCGCCGAATGCCAGTTCGTGTCGTGCCGCAACGTGATGATCTATTTCGATCGCCCGCTCCAGGATCGCGCCATCGGGCTGTTCCGCGATTCGCTCAGCAGGCGCGGCTTTCTCGGCCTCGGCTCGAAAGAGACGCTCCGCTTCTCCGAACATGCCAACGCCTTCACCGAGTTCGTCCGCGAGGAGAAAATCTATCAGCGGCGCGAGGCATGA
- a CDS encoding chemotaxis protein CheB: MTVARAQAVVIGASAGAVQALSHILPQLPASYPLPVLVVVHVPAAPSGLVALFSAKCAIRVREPEDKEPIVPGTVYFAPPSYHMLVESDRSIALSMDEPVLFSRPSIDILFESAADSYGAGLVGVVLTGANEDGAAGAAMVAAAGGTVLVQDPQHAFATAMPRAARERCPAAQTLPLNTIADYLVRLGAI; the protein is encoded by the coding sequence ATGACGGTGGCGCGCGCACAGGCGGTGGTGATCGGCGCCTCGGCGGGCGCCGTGCAGGCGCTGTCGCACATACTGCCGCAATTGCCGGCGAGCTATCCGCTGCCGGTGCTGGTGGTGGTCCATGTCCCGGCGGCGCCATCGGGGCTGGTCGCGTTGTTCAGCGCCAAATGCGCGATCCGCGTCCGCGAGCCCGAGGACAAGGAACCGATCGTGCCCGGCACCGTCTATTTCGCGCCGCCAAGCTATCACATGCTGGTCGAAAGCGATCGCAGCATCGCGCTGTCGATGGATGAGCCCGTGCTGTTCTCGCGCCCGTCGATCGATATTCTCTTCGAAAGCGCGGCGGACAGCTATGGCGCCGGGCTGGTCGGCGTGGTGCTGACCGGCGCCAATGAGGATGGCGCGGCGGGCGCGGCCATGGTCGCCGCGGCGGGCGGCACGGTGTTGGTCCAGGACCCGCAACACGCCTTTGCAACTGCGATGCCCCGCGCCGCGCGCGAGCGGTGTCCGGCGGCGCAAACGCTACCACTGAACACGATTGCGGACTATCTGGTGCGCCTGGGAGCGATATGA
- a CDS encoding response regulator: MSGTSDPIHFLIVDDLEENLVALEALLRRDGLGFLRARSGEEALELLLQHEIALALLDVQMPGMDGFELAEFMRGNARTRHVPIIFLTAGSADTQRRFRGYEAGAVDFIQKPIEGDILRSKANIFFDLHHQRREILRQSDALADAAGRLEMQVRERTAELEHALERLRAETAERERAEASLRQSQKMEAVGQLTGGIAHDFNNMLTGIIGSLDLMRRRIAMNRVDELDRYMDAATSSAERAASLTQRLLAFSRRQSLDPQPLAMNALIHSMTQLVERALPEKIELALVLGTDLPTALADSNQLENAILNLALNARDAMPDGGRLTIETGVADIDSADAAAPPGVADNRFVVVSISDTGTGIPPDLLDKVFDPFFTTKPIGKGTGLGLSMVYGFAQQSGGFVRIQSAADVGTSVRLYLPITEHSPSDTTVAPGSAPRGDGERVLLVEDDPAVRMLVREVLEELHYEAIEIADPSDAVPLLATDTRIDLMISDVGLPGMNGRELADIARTHRPDLPILFITGYAENATLRAGFLGTNMTMITKPFTLDSLATRISELIGSPVSID, translated from the coding sequence ATGAGCGGCACATCGGATCCGATCCATTTCCTGATCGTCGACGACCTCGAGGAAAACCTCGTGGCGCTCGAGGCGCTGTTGCGGCGCGACGGGCTCGGCTTCCTCCGCGCGCGATCGGGCGAGGAGGCGCTTGAGCTTCTGCTGCAGCACGAGATCGCGCTCGCGCTGCTCGACGTCCAGATGCCGGGCATGGACGGGTTCGAGCTGGCCGAGTTCATGCGCGGCAATGCGCGGACCCGGCATGTCCCGATCATCTTCCTGACCGCGGGCAGCGCCGACACCCAGCGGCGGTTTCGCGGCTATGAAGCCGGCGCAGTCGACTTCATCCAGAAGCCGATCGAAGGCGATATCCTGCGCAGCAAGGCCAATATCTTCTTCGACCTGCACCACCAGCGCCGCGAGATCCTGCGCCAGAGCGATGCGCTTGCCGATGCCGCGGGCCGGCTCGAAATGCAGGTGCGCGAGCGGACTGCGGAACTCGAACATGCGCTGGAGCGGCTGCGTGCCGAGACCGCCGAGCGCGAGCGCGCCGAGGCATCGCTGCGCCAGAGCCAGAAGATGGAAGCGGTCGGGCAGCTGACCGGCGGAATCGCGCATGACTTCAACAACATGCTGACCGGAATCATCGGTTCGCTCGACCTGATGCGCCGCCGCATCGCGATGAACCGCGTCGACGAGCTCGACCGCTATATGGACGCCGCGACCAGCTCGGCCGAGCGCGCGGCATCGCTGACCCAGCGGCTGCTCGCCTTCTCCCGCCGCCAGTCGTTGGACCCCCAGCCGCTGGCGATGAACGCGCTCATCCACTCGATGACGCAACTCGTCGAGCGCGCCCTGCCCGAGAAGATCGAGCTGGCGCTGGTGCTGGGGACCGACCTTCCCACCGCGCTGGCCGATTCGAACCAGCTCGAGAACGCGATCCTGAACCTCGCGCTCAATGCGCGCGACGCGATGCCCGATGGCGGTCGGCTCACGATCGAAACCGGCGTGGCGGATATCGATTCGGCGGATGCGGCAGCGCCTCCGGGCGTGGCCGACAATCGCTTCGTGGTCGTATCGATCTCCGACACCGGCACCGGCATCCCGCCCGATCTGCTCGACAAGGTGTTCGATCCGTTCTTCACGACCAAGCCGATCGGCAAGGGCACCGGGCTCGGGCTGTCGATGGTCTATGGCTTTGCCCAGCAGAGCGGCGGCTTTGTCCGCATCCAGAGCGCAGCGGACGTCGGCACCTCGGTCCGCCTCTACCTCCCGATCACCGAGCATTCCCCCAGCGACACGACCGTGGCGCCGGGCAGCGCGCCGCGCGGCGACGGCGAGCGGGTGCTGCTCGTCGAGGACGACCCCGCGGTGCGGATGCTCGTCCGCGAAGTGCTCGAAGAGCTGCACTATGAGGCGATCGAGATCGCCGACCCGTCCGACGCGGTGCCGCTGCTCGCGACCGACACGCGGATCGACCTGATGATCTCCGACGTCGGGCTGCCGGGCATGAACGGCCGCGAACTGGCCGATATCGCGCGCACCCACCGCCCCGACCTGCCGATCCTGTTCATCACCGGCTATGCCGAAAATGCGACGCTGCGCGCGGGGTTCCTCGGCACCAACATGACGATGATCACCAAGCCGTTCACGCTCGACAGCCTCGCGACCCGGATCAGCGAACTGATCGGAAGCCCGGTTTCGATCGACTGA